A genomic stretch from Pradoshia eiseniae includes:
- a CDS encoding DedA family protein, which yields MENWIINIMEQFGYIGILFLIALENVFPPIPSEVILTFGGAMTVKTSMTVIGVVVVSTAGSIIGAVILYGLGMLLGKERIEKIVERYGRILRVTKDDVEKADNWFHKYGLWTIFFCRFIPLIRSLISIPAGMARINFVTFLILTTIGTFIWNVVLVSIGAMVGDSWESIVHYMDYYSNVVYVLLAVLFIVFVIWFIRKKFMKAPK from the coding sequence ATGGAAAATTGGATAATCAACATAATGGAACAATTTGGCTATATTGGCATTCTGTTTTTGATTGCACTTGAAAATGTATTTCCGCCGATTCCGTCTGAGGTAATCTTAACATTTGGCGGGGCAATGACCGTTAAGACGAGTATGACAGTAATCGGAGTAGTGGTTGTTTCTACGGCTGGTTCAATCATTGGTGCTGTCATCCTCTATGGTCTTGGCATGCTTTTAGGCAAGGAGAGAATAGAGAAAATCGTGGAACGCTATGGACGCATCCTACGCGTGACAAAGGATGATGTTGAGAAGGCTGATAACTGGTTCCATAAATATGGGCTCTGGACGATCTTCTTCTGCCGCTTTATCCCATTAATTAGAAGCTTGATTTCCATCCCAGCCGGAATGGCACGAATTAATTTCGTGACGTTTCTGATTCTAACCACGATTGGTACCTTCATCTGGAATGTCGTGCTCGTCTCAATCGGCGCGATGGTGGGGGATTCGTGGGAATCGATCGTTCACTATATGGATTATTACTCGAACGTCGTTTATGTGCTGCTTGCTGTCCTCTTCATCGTATTTGTCATCTGGTTTATCCGTAAGAAATTCATGAAAGCACCGAAATAG